Proteins from a genomic interval of Benincasa hispida cultivar B227 chromosome 7, ASM972705v1, whole genome shotgun sequence:
- the LOC120082037 gene encoding LOW QUALITY PROTEIN: 3-ketoacyl-CoA synthase 19-like (The sequence of the model RefSeq protein was modified relative to this genomic sequence to represent the inferred CDS: inserted 1 base in 1 codon), translated as MEGLMIALCLITLFFTITTLFKLLLQWKNQPCCYMLAYQCYKPSDPTRTLDTNSCLKLVLRNKNLGLDEYRFLLKTIVNSGIGEHTYGPKNILEGREETPTLDDAVAEMDDIIFDTLDKLFAKTHISPSDIKILVVTVSLCSPSPCLTSRIVNRYKMREDIKAFNLSGMGCSASIVAIDLVNNLFKCYDNSYAIVVATESIGPNWYIGKEKQMXFSNCLFRSGGCSMFFTNKRELKHQAMLKLKCLVRTHLGANDEAYQCCIQVEDDDGYRGFRLTKNLPKAAAKIFAMNLRVLVPKILPLRELLRYVIANSVSQKGKLAKEAMGGVAVGQGPIIGLNLKTGVDHFCIHPGGRAVIDSVGKSLGLNVYDLEPARMALHRFGNTSSAGFWYVFGYMEAKKRLKKGETILMISFGAGFKCNNCAWEVIRDLEDENVWKDCIDSYPPQCLNNPFMEKYSWIYDESLNFIRNIDLFKQQLISST; from the exons ATGGAAGGACTCATGATAGCACTATGTTTAATCACTCTCTTCTTCACTATCACCACCCTCTTTAAGCTCCTCCTTCAATGGAAAAACCAACCTTGTTGCTACATGCTAGCCTACCAATGCTACAAACCCTCCGACCCGACCCGAACACTCGACACAAATTCTTGCTTAAAACTCGTCCTCCGCAACAAAAACCTCGGCCTCGACGAATACCGATTCCTCCTCAAAACCATTGTCAACTCCGGCATCGGCGAACATACTTATGGCCCAAAAAACATCCTCGAAGGACGCGAAGAAACCCCGACTCTAGACGATGCGGTTGCCGAGATGGATGACATCATTTTCGACACGCTCGACAAACTCTTTGCGAAGACTCACATTTCTCCATCCGACATCAAAATCTTGGTCGTTACTGTGTCGTTATGTTCGCCTTCTCCTTGCTTGACATCTAGGATTGTTAACCGTTACAAGATGAGGGAAGATATTAAGGCCTTTAATCTATCCGGAATGGGGTGCAGTGCAAGCATTGTTGCCATTGATTTGGTTAATAATTTGTTTAAGTGTTACGATAATTCTTATGCCATTGTTGTTGCTACTGAATCTATTGGACCTAATTGGTATATtgggaaggaaaaacaaa TTTTTTCCAATTGTTTGTTTCGATCGGGTGGTTGTTCGATGTTTTTCACAAATAAAAGAGAGTTGAAACATCAAGCTATGTTGAAGCTCAAGTGTTTGGTTCGAACCCATCTCGGTGCGAACGACGAAGCCTATCAATGTTGTATTCAG GTTGAAGACGATGATGGGTATCGTGGATTTAGGCTAACAAAGAACCTTCCAAAAGCAGCAGCAAAAATATTTGCAATGAATTTAAGGGTTTTAGTACCGAAGATATTGCCATTAAGGGAGTTGCTTCGTTATGTGATAGCTAACTCTGTTAGCCAAAAGGGCAAACTAGCAAAAGAAGCAATGGGAGGGGTTGCTGTAGGTCAAGGTCCAATTATAGGTTTGAATCTTAAGACCGGTGTCGATCACTTCTGCATTCACCCCGGTGGGAGGGCCGTTATCGACAGCGTCGGGAAGAGCTTGGGCCTCAACGTTTACGATCTCGAGCCAGCTCGAATGGCTCTGCATCGATTTGGAAACACTTCATCTGCAG GATTTTGGTACGTGTTCGGATACATGGAAGCGAAGAAGAGATTGAAGAAAGGAGAGACAATATTAATGATAAGCTTTGGAGCTGGATTCAAGTGTAACAATTGTGCATGGGAAGTGATAAGAGATTTGGAAGATGAAAATGTATGGAAGGATTGTATTGATTCTTACCCTCCTCAATGCTTGAACAACCCTTTCATGGAGAAGTATAGTTGGATTTATGATGAATCTTTGAACTTCATTAGGAATATAGATTTATTTAAGCAACAATTAATATCTTCCACCTAA